The following are encoded together in the Anopheles nili chromosome 3, idAnoNiliSN_F5_01, whole genome shotgun sequence genome:
- the LOC128726178 gene encoding uncharacterized protein LOC128726178 isoform X1: MDAYQLRRQNSVVGLVKVEYESNNESDDRIIKDIEIEEKKVIKKQTWVEPDVSAIIGKKSVKKPRLNGHNFTRCHSDSIQQRHQDAEPENRKIRHKKSTIEMSEDETLLFISLIRAHKCLWCREETKYKDRHAQENAWNIVARTLDRPKACLQEKWTSLRSALRVYKKKVRESKLNASNSNEIYKPQWFAYDALSFMTPGDERTISTEEFQQLSTESDSFYYGGLNTVNPSSTITTTRSTIHPTRSNILASAESKELDASQLVHTIAGRSTLNPVLSVRNFAQSAPTSASFPITCTSSCSDSNISGQDNDKIKIMQAFMKNEQEIARSLAQLMEVTKGCSEAFDKECMKMGQSWGCQLQCLDLEERYEIIPKVNQLLFEASVKMFARRLKGNSSDLNEK; encoded by the exons ATGGACGCATACCAACTAAGACGCCAAAATAGTGTGGTAGGTTTAGTCAAAGTGGAATACGAATCAAACAACGAAAGTGATGACCGAATAATCAAAGATAttgaaatagaagaaaaaaaagttataaaaaaacaaacttggGTAGAACCCGATGTAAGTGCTATAATTGGGAAAAAATCTGTAAAAAAGCCTAGGTTAAATGGACACAATTTTACGCGATGTCATTCTG ACTCAATACAACAAAGGCATCAAGATGCAGAGCCCGAAAACAGAAAGATACGGCATAAAAAATCA ACCATCGAAATGAGCGAAGACGAAACACTTTTATTTATATCGCTTATCAGGGCCCACAAATGTTTGTGGTGCCGagaggaaacaaaatataagGATAGGCATGCGCAAGAAAACGCATGGAACATCGTTGCTAGGACCCTGGATCGACCAAAAGCATGTTTACAAGAGAAGTGGACTTCATTGCGCAGTGCGCTTAgggtttacaaaaaaaaagtgagagaAAGTAAACTTAATGCATCAA ATAGCAACGAAATTTACAAACCACAATGGTTTGCATACGATGCGTTAAGTTTTATGACACCTGGTGATGAACGCACCATATCCACGGAAGAG TTTCAACAATTATCGACTGAAAGTGATTCATTCTATTATGGAGGGCTTAATACGGTCAACCCATCCAGCACAATAACCACAACACGATCAACAATCCATCCTACTAGATCAAACATCCTTGCATCAGCTGAATCAAAAGAATTAGATGCTAGCCAACTCGTGCACACTATTGCAGGACGATCTACCTTAAATCCTGTTCTATCAGTACGTAATTTTGCACAGTCTGCACCGACCAGCGCTTCGTTTCCAATTACCTGTACTTCCTCATGCAGTGACTCTAATATATCCGGACAAGATaacgataaaattaaaataatgcaGGCAttcatgaaaaatgaacagGAAATAGCGAGATCGTTAGCGCAACTTATGGAAGTTACTAAAGGATGTTCTGAAGCGTTCGATAAGGAGTGCATGAAAATGGGACAATCCTGGGGATGTCAATTGCAGTGCCTAGATTTAGAAGAACGATATGAAATAATTCCTAAGGTAAATCAGCTCTTGTTCGAGGCATCAGTAAAAATGTTTGCCAGACGGTTGAAGGGCAATTCTTCGGACTTaaacgagaaataa
- the LOC128726178 gene encoding uncharacterized protein LOC128726178 isoform X2: MDAYQLRRQNSVVGLVKVEYESNNESDDRIIKDIEIEEKKVIKKQTWVEPDVSAIIGKKSVKKPRLNGHNFTRCHSDSIQQRHQDAEPENRKIRHKKSIATKFTNHNGLHTMR, translated from the exons ATGGACGCATACCAACTAAGACGCCAAAATAGTGTGGTAGGTTTAGTCAAAGTGGAATACGAATCAAACAACGAAAGTGATGACCGAATAATCAAAGATAttgaaatagaagaaaaaaaagttataaaaaaacaaacttggGTAGAACCCGATGTAAGTGCTATAATTGGGAAAAAATCTGTAAAAAAGCCTAGGTTAAATGGACACAATTTTACGCGATGTCATTCTG ACTCAATACAACAAAGGCATCAAGATGCAGAGCCCGAAAACAGAAAGATACGGCATAAAAAATCA ATAGCAACGAAATTTACAAACCACAATGGTTTGCATACGATGCGTTAA
- the LOC128724469 gene encoding uncharacterized protein LOC128724469, whose translation MDDFQNQPNQSSEMTTMLPVISIKVNPISEEEIEADRDTEAIIEFVKVDCRTNDGREIDQYVDDIEDEDDTHLYQNSIYDDSGIKTVTRDDSKENSRNQVEFLDEFRPIGMKSNERSVYMTNVQTSQFISAVREHQCLWNPKSKAFKNKQIRDHAWREISKLNGLEVKKLKYKWASLRGSFRHYMSLARASKTMNMDERYNIQWPFYEKMSFVKGDGDFAKKKSSIFPAKPTVSSNSYDQQTAQTTNQHEAAAKKLTAGTIDSPRILKITREPPFASVPPKPTPAAHVPIKKQKWDETSSDQYYDKIKTFVDTSKRLSDMKVDHDVMYLAGLYEKLLKFSPRTKQIIKCKIDQLVNDQILKSLEN comes from the exons ATGGATGACTTCCAAAACCAACCTAACCAAAGCTCCGAGATGACGACAATG CTTCCAGTGATTTCTATCAAAGTAAATCCGATTTCTGAGGAAGAAATTGAGGCTGATAGAGACACAGAAGCAATTATAGAGTTTGTTAAAGTTGATTGCCGAACAAACGATGGACGCGAAATCGACCAATATGTTGATGATATTGAAGACGAAGATGATACACATTTATACCAAAACAGTATATACGACGATTCTGGAATCAAAACTGTTACACGAGATG ATTCCAAAGAAAATTCTCGCAACCAGGTGGAATTTTTGGATGAATTTAGGCCAATTGGAATGAAAAGTAACGAAAGATCGGTTTATATGACTAATGTACAAACCAGTCAGTTTATATCTGCGGTACGAGAACACCAGTGTCTGTGGAATCCGAAATCGAAAGCCTTTAAAAATAAGCAAATTCGAGACCATGCATGGCGGGAGATATCCAAATTAAATGGCTTGGAAGTTAAGAAGCTAAAGTATAAATGGGCTTCTTTAAGAGGATCCTTTCGACATTACATGTCGCTAGCGAGAGCAAGCAAAACTATGA ATATGGATGAAAGGTATAATATACAGTGGCCCTTTTATgaaaaaatgtcatttgtGAAAGGAGATGGTGACTTTGCTAAGAAAAAATCCAGTATATTT CCTGCAAAACCCACCGTGTCTTCTAACTCTTACGATCAG CAAACGGCACAGACAACAAATCAACATGAGGCAGCCGCAAAAAAACTCACGGCTGGGACAATCGATTCACCAAGAATATTGAAAATAACCCGCGAGCCACCGTTTGCCTCCGTTCCTCCAAAACCCACTCCAGCTGCACACGTTCCtatcaaaaagcaaaaatgggATGAGACAAGCAGCGACCAGTACTATGACAAAATAAAGACATTTGTAGACACCAGCAAACGACTTTCGGATATGAAAGTTGATCACGACGTCATGTATCTTGCTGGGTTGTATGAAAAATTGTTGAAGTTTTCCCCTAGAACTAAACAGATTATTAAATGTAAAATTGATCAACTAGTAAATGATCAGATATTAAAAAGCTTAGAAAACTAA